DNA from Thermodesulforhabdaceae bacterium:
CCAAAGCAGTCATGATAATTACGTTGTAGCGAAGATAGACGCTCCATTTATTCACGAATGTTTCCGCTAATCCCAATATTTATATAAGTTCGACCGCTGCCCTTAATCCCAGGAGATAGCTATGAATTCCAAAACCGCTGATCTGTCCTGAAGCTACAGGGGCAATGACGGATCGGTGTCTAAAATCCTCCCTGGCATGAATGTTGGACATGTGAACCTCCACAATGGGAACATTTAAAATCTCGAGAGCATCTCTTATGGCGTAGCTATAATGAGTCCAGGCTCCTGGGTTTATCACTACGGCTGCGTATTCTTCCAGATAGGCACGATGAATTTTCTCAACCATTTCACCTTCACTATTTGTCTGAAAGCATTCTACTTCAACATCCAGTTCCTTCCCTAATTCTTGCAGAGCTTTGTTAATTTCTTCCAAAGTCCAACTTCCATAGTGATCTGATCTACGCATTCCAAGCATGTTTAGGTTTACTCCATGAAGGACGAGAATTTTTTTCTTCATTAGGTGACTCCTTATAAGCTAAACTATTTTCCCGTTGCCTGAGTAGGGCTTTAATTTATCGAAGAAGGCTTAAAGATGGAAAGAGCAAAATGAACATCGAAAAATTGGTTCTGGAAGATCAAACTCTCAGGGATGGAATACAAAGAGAAAATACTATTCTTTCTACCGATGAGAAGCTTGATCTTATAAAAGAGATGATTTCCTGTGGGTTGAAGCGTTTTCAAATTACATCTTTTGTAAATCCTAAAAAAGTTCCCCAGATGGCTGATGCAGAAGAGCTAATTTCTAGGGTTCAGGCTTTTACTGATATATCCTTTTTTGCCCTTATTTTGAACACTAAGGGGTTGGAAAGAGCACTGAAGGCTGGCTGTTCCAATGTGGAAATTTCCATTTCGGCGAGCCATTCTCACGGGTTGAAAAATGTCGGTATGGGATTTTCCGATACCATAGATGAGTTCGATAACATGCTTCGTCTGGCGAGAAAGGCTAAGGCTTATATAAAGGTAAGCATCCAATGTGCCTTTGGCTGTCAATATGAAGGCGCCATATCTGAAAAAGTTGTCGTGGATCTTGTTATGCAAGGGTTAGACGGGGGCGCTCACGAAGTTTCTCTTGCCGACACAACCGGTATGGCTTTTCCTGAACTGGTTATGGATAGAGTGGCTAAAATTAAGGAAATGATTTCTTCTACGCCGCTTTTTCTCCATCTGCATGATACAGACGGAAAAGGTATTTCTAATGTTGTGGCAGGGATAAAAGCTGGAGTCCGCCATTTTGACGCTACCCTTGGGGGAACGGGAGGATGTCCTTTTATTCCTAATGCTCATCCAAACGTGGCTCTGGAATCTCTCGTTGAAGTGGCTCATCAGATGGGCTTTGAGACTGGCATTGATAAGGGTGGACTCGATCGTGTCAGGGAAAAGCTTATTTATAAACTTAAAAGGGTTTGTTCTGTGTTGTCTTAGATATTCACGTAAATTCACGTAGATGATCACGAGAAGGGGGATAGGAAAATGGAACAAATTTTTAAAGTAAAGGGCATGTCCTGCCAGCATTGTGTAAAGGCTGTAACAAAAGCTCTTCAAGTTTTAGAAGGCGTAAAAAGAGTTGAAGTAAGTCTCGAAAAAGGCGAAGCAAGGATAGAAACTGAAAAACCCCTAGATACTGAAACCATAGCCCAAACGCTCAAAAAGGCTGGATATGAAATAGGCTAGGGGAGAAGTTAGGGAAGGGGCAGAATTTTATCTTTTTGTAACTTACCTGAACAAAATCTAAATTTTTGTTGATAACAAAAACTTGCAGAGTCATAATGACTTTGTGAAAAGATGTATTTACTCTCTCGACAATGGATTAGCTCAAGGAGACAGAAATATGAAAGTATGGGAATTCATGACCAAAAAGATCGAATGGATAAGTGCTGACGACTTCGTCTATGATGCAATAGAGCGGATGGTGAACAAGCGAATTCGATCTCTTGCTGTTTTTTATCCGGAAGATCCTGATCAGAGAGGAGTAATTACGGCACGAGACGTAGTTTTTAAAGTGCTAGGAGAGGGTAAAGATCCCAGAAAGACCAAAATTCGAGATATCGCTTGTAAGCCCATGATTTGCATTTCAAAAGATGAGGACATGGAAAAAGTGCTCGAAATAATGAAGGAACTTAATATTGCTCGAGTCTTTGTTTGTGGTGGTGAAGAAATTATAGGGGTTGTGGCGCTGATGGATGTTATGTATGCGACTTTGATTGAGCGAGCGAGGTCAAATCATAACAATGTTTAAAAAATTCTTTTCTTCAGAAAAGCACGAGCAAATTGCTCTGCAGGAGATGAGAAAGCATTTGGAACTCCTGGAGCGAGCTTCCAAGTGTTTGGTGGATTTTTTGAAAGAGGGCAATAGAGATCTTATTGATGAGATTGTTGACATAGAACGAGAGGGAGACATCGTCCGAAGAGACATCCTCACCGTGCTTTACAAAGGGGCATTCCTTCCTTACCTTCGCCCGAGCCTTTATCGTTTTGTAGAAATTGTTGATGAAACGCTTGATTTAGTTGAGGATGCCGCACGCCTTCTGGAATTCGTTCCACTTGCTTCGTCTCTTCGTGATGATGCTTTGCAAATCGCCGTTCTGAACACCGAAATGATACAAATGCTTATTATAGCCTTCGATACTTTCGTTGTAGGGGATGATTTGAGAGAAAAGATTCTGGCAATAAGACTTTACGAAAAACGAATTGATGATCTGTATCACGATTTATCCCTACGTCTTGTTGATATTCCTATTGAAAGCTTTTGGCATGGAAAAGGAATCGCCGATTTTTTTTCCTTTCTCGTCAGAATTAGCGACTTCGTGGAAGATGCTGCTGACGTGCTTTCGCTTCTTCACCTCAGTTTAAGTTAGAGCGGAGAAAGCTCCTATGGCTAAAGAATGGCTTCTTTCTAGCGGGCTTCTTATGGGATGGAGCCTTGGGGCAAACGATTCGGCGAACATATTTGGAACTGGTGTTGCTAGCGGCTTAATTCGCTACCGCACAGCGATACTTGTCACGGCTTTTTTTGTCATGCTTGGAGCAGTTCTCGAAGGACAAAAATGTCTTAATTCCCTTGGTAGCTTATCCAGTCTTTCTCATTTTGAAGCCTTTGTTGCTCTCTTAACCTCGGCTTTAACCATGACCCTGCTTACTTTCCTTGCTCTTCCCGCTTCAACTTCTCAAGCAATCGTCGGAGCCCTTATGGGCGTGGCGATGTATCACGGAAATCCAGACTTTTCAGTCCTCAGCAAGATTGTAATATGCTGGGTCTTAACCCCGATTGGTGGAATAGTTTGTTCCGTAGTTCTTTATAAGCCGTTCAGAACATTGCTGGTTGACAGAATAAAATCTCTGGTTGCTAGAAACCGCCTTTTTTTTATCGGCATACTTGTTACTGGTTCGTATGGAGCCTATTCCTTGGGTTCTAACAACGTTGCAAACGTTACCGGAGTGTATGTAATTTCCGGACTTCTTTCTCCTACTCTGGCTGTGGTGTTTGGAGGATTAAGTATTGCTCTGGGAGTTCTTACATACAGCAAGAAAACTATGATGACCGTGGGAAAATCTATTGTGCCTCTGGATCCCTTTTCCGCTCTGCTGGCAGTTCTTTCAGAAGCTATAGTGCTTCACGTTTTTACTCAAATTGGAGTTCCTGTATCGTCTTCACAGGCTATTGTTGGAGGAGTTCTTGGTGTCGGTGTGGTTCGAGACTTTCGCACCGTTAATTTTCGTATTTTTGCAAAAATCATCGTTGGATGGGTTATGACCCCCATTATTTCCGGTTTCTTGACCTGGGGATTTTTATTGTCCCGCTCGTTTTTATAAAGCAGGAGGATTATTATGTTCGACTTTTTATGGTATCGATTCCCAACATCAGGCGTTGAAACCTACCTTTTTGTTCCACCCCTTGTGATGTTTATAGCCGCTTCTATTACGGCAACGGGTGGAATATCAGGGGCTTTTTTGCTTCTGCCCTTTCAGGTGAGTGTGTTGCATTACACTTCGCCCGGGGCAAGTGCTACGAATTTTATTTACAACATTGTAGCTATTCCTGGTGGGGTCTATCGCTATATTCGCGATGGAAAATTCTCCTGGACGCTCTTCCTTTCGCTCATGATAGGAACTCTCCCCGGGGTTTTCTTTGGTTACTGGATGCGAATTGTCTATCTTCCAGATCCCAAACGCTTCAAATTCTTTGTTGGTTGCGTGCTTCTATATCTTGGACTTAGAACTATCTGGAGTGCTCTGGGAGAATTTCGTAAAGGAGGCGTTAGACCAACCCAGGTTAAAGGTCGCATATCAAAAGAAATGTTTGGTTTGAGAAGTTATGTGGAATTTGAAAATCGCGGATATGAGTTTTCAAGCCTTGGAGTTATGATTGTTGCTCTTTTCGTAGGGGTAATTGGTGGAGCTTATGGGATTGGAGGCGGAGCGCTTATGGCTCCTTACCTTATTTCGGTTCTCGAACTGCCTGTCTATATCGTTTCAGGGGCAGCTCTCTGTTCTACCTGGGTTACTTCCATACTCGGTGCTGTAATTTATGCTGTTGGTCCTCTTTCAACCCCGTCCACCCAGACGTCTCCTGATTGGTTGTTGGGTGCTCTTTTTGGGGTTGGTGGATTTTTAGGAACTTATTTCGGTGCCTGGCTACAAAAGTATCTTCCTTCTTCCTGGATAAAAGCGGTGCTTGGAATAATCATAGTTTACATCGCTATTCGATATGTTTCGCCCATGGTGGTAAGCACTCTTTCTTCGAAATAGTTCCACTTCCTTGAACAAATTACACGTTCTTGTTCCCCCTCTCTGGAGGGGGTTTTATTTCTGTAGTCAGCTTGGGATAGTTTTAGAAGCTTACCAAACTTTGTCGTGTTTTTAAGTGAGTTGGATTGAATATCTTTTCCAGGTGTATTATAGTCAGTAGGGTAGGAAGCCACTCGACACATGAGATTTTCTGATTTCTTATGTGAGTGGCACCAAAAGTTTTAAGGATTTTTTCGAAAGGAGAAGATTATATCATGGCTATTCTTCGCATATGCACCTATCCAGACCCGGTGCTTCGAGAGAAAGCGCAACCTATAAATCAGATAGATCGAGCTATAAGAAAGCTTGCTGATGATATGGCAGAAACGATGTATGCTGCCCCCGGCATTGGACTTGCCGCCAACCAAGTGGGCATTCCCAGAAGGCTTATTGTGCTAGACTTGCAGGAGAGAGATGGGCATAGTGGGCTCATTGTGCTGGTCAATCCTGAAATTGTGCAGGCGTCCGGATCTATCAGACATGAAGAAGGATGCCTCAGTGTGCCGGGGTTTTATGCTAAAGTAACTCGCTTCGGGCGAGTTCTGGTTCGAGGACTTAATCTGGATGGGAAAACGGTTGAAATAGACGCTCAAGGGTTACTTGCAGTGGCTCTCCAACACGAAATAGATCACCTTGATGGACGCCTTTTCGTAGATCATCTTGGTCCTGTGGGAAGAGAACTTTTTAAGAGAAAGTGGAAAAAACGTCAGGAATCTGAACATGCAGTTTCATAAGCATCCTTCAGTTGTTTTCTTTGGCACTCCGGAATTTGCTCTCCCGACTCTTGAATCTCTAGTTGAGGCGGGATGTTATATTCCTCTCGTGGTCACCGCTCCCGATCGCCCTAAAGGAAGAGGGCTGCGCCTTACCCCACCACCAGTTAAAACTCTTGCCCTTTCTCTTGGTCTCAGAGTCTTTCAACCAGAAAAGCTAAAAAACTCGGAAACGATTAGCGCTATTCTCGACTGTAAGCCTGATGTTTTGGTAGTCGTAGCTTACGGAAAACTTATTCCACCGGAACTTTTTCAAGCTGTGCCGTTTGGAGCGTTGAATGTTCATCCTTCGCTTCTACCGAAATATCGAGGTCCTGCGCCTATTCAGCGAGCTGTTCTCGCCGGTGAAAACATAACGGGTGTTACCATTATGCTTATAGATGAAGGACTCGATTCAGGGCCTATTTTGGCGTCCAGGTCTATCCCTGTTAAGCCTTTCGAAACCGCAGGAGAATTATCAGAAAGACTTGCCTGCGAGGGAGCAAGCCTTCTCGTGGAAACTCTTGATAAATGGCTAGGAAAAGAGATAACCCCACAACCTCAGAATCACGATGAAGCTACCTTTGCTCCCGCTATCCAAAAAGAGGAAACCAAAATTTATTGGGAGCAGCCTGGGCAAAATATTGTCAATGTTTGCAGGGCCTTCGATCCTACACCTGGAGCATATACAATCTTCAAAGGAAGGCGGATTAAATGTTTTAGTGCAAAGATAGCTTCGATGAAGTTTCCAAAGGCAGTGCCAGGAGAAGTGGTAGGTTTTAACGAAGAAGGGCTTCTTGTCTGCACGGGCGATGGTGATATAGTGGTGATGGGGGAGTTACAGATTGAGGGGAAAAAACGCCTTCCTGCTAAGGAATTTGTAAAAGGTGTGCCTGATATTGTCGGTTCTAAACTGGGTGAATAATCGTGGAAGAAATAAAAAAGGCAATTTCTCAAAATAACGCCACGACGTCTGATAAGAGACTGTTTCTTTTGCTTGTTTTCTTTACGGCTTTTCTGATTCTATCCATCTTGGGCTTTTCCTACTTTGTGCCAAGCGTTGGTCTGTCGGCTCTTCCCGACCTAGTTCGCTGGGCTTTTTTAGGAATAATCGTTGCCGCTGGTTGCTTTTTTGTTGTGATTTTCGGTTTTCTCATAGCGGTTATTGTTCTTGGAAGAGATGTTTCGATTCCATACGCAAAAAAACTCCGGTCGATTGCTATCAAGTATTTTCTCCCCATTTTTATCGTGGTGGGACGTTTATTGGGGATTCCAAAAGAAAGAATCCAGCATGCCTTTGTGACTATAAACAACGAACTTGTGCTTTCAGCTTGCCGTAATGGTCGCGTGCCCGAGCGAATTTTGCTTCTGATGCCCCATTGCCTTCAGTATAGCGAATGCTCGGTGAAAGTAACCTATCGAGCTGAGAATTGCAAAAGATGTGGTAAGTGTCCAATAAAACGTCTTCTTGAACTTGCCGAAGAGTATGGAGCGACTCTTTCGGTAGCAACAGGTGGAACTATTGCCCGCAGAGTGGTTAAAGAAACTAAGCCAGATCTTATTATCGCTGTTGCCTGCGAGCGAGATCTTACAAGCGGCATTCAGGATACGGTGCCTCTACCTGTGTATGGTATATTCAATAGACGACCTCATGGTCCCTGTTTTAACACTCAGGTGGATTTGGAAGCTGTTGATGCGGTGCTTAAGGAAATTCGAAGCATTAAAAGTAAAAGTCATCAATTAGAATCAAAAATTAGCCCTCTTATTTATCAAAGCAAAAAATTGGATAATTTCGCTGAAGGTCTTCCTTCTTCCAACCCTTTGCTTACCGAGAATATGGATAAGGAAAATCAGGAAAGTTCCGAGGCAAAATGACGGCTCGAATGGCAGCCTATCAGATCCTTCTTCAGCTAGAGAAGCGCAGAGTTCATCCTGACGAACTTCTTCGCACAACTCTTTCCCGTTACGGACATTTGACCCAGACTGACAAAGCACTTGCAACGGAACTTCTTTATGGAACTATACGCTGGCAGGGAAGGTTGGACTGGTATATCAAGCAGCTAAGCCGGGTGTCGATGGAAAAAATGGAGTCTTCTGTAAAGATTCTACTTAGGCTGGGGCTTTACCAGTTGTTTTTTTTGGATAGAATTCCTTCCTATGCCGCGGTTAACGAAACCGTAAAGATAGCGAGAGCTACTCACCCACGACACCTTGTATCTTTCGTGAACGCAATTTTAAGAAAAGCCTCAGAGCGGTCTCCTGATGACTGGGAATTACCGGATGTTGGCATAGAGCCAGTTAAATATCTTGCTGTGATGACCTCTCACCCTGAATGGGTTATAGAAAAACTTTTGAAAACGATGAATTACGATGAAGTGGCGGCTTTTTGTGAAGCTAACAATAGAGTAGCTCCACTGGTCATCAGAGTTCAGCCCGGCAAAGGAATGAGCCGAGATGAAGTTATAAGTTGGTTTAAGGAAAACTGTCCCGATGTGACAGAGGTCTCACCAGCACGATATGCTCCTCTTGGTGTGATTGTGAGAGGCTTAAGAAGCGACATATCTGAAACGGAGCTTTACAAGGCCGGCATTGTCAATGTGCAGGACGAGGCGTCTCAACTTATTGCTTATCTGGTGAACCCAAAGCCAGGCGAACGGGTGCTCGACCTCTGCTGTGGCTTTGGAGTTAAATCAGCTCAACTTGCTTCCCTTATGGGAAATGATGGAGAAATTATCGCTGTGGATGTCTCAGCCTGGAAGCTCGAAGCTCTCGAAAAAAACATGGTAAGGCTTGGTATCTCCATTGTAAAACCGCTTGCCGGAGATATTCTGGAACTTAATCCTGAAAAAATTGGACTTTTCGATCGAGTCCTTATAGATGCTCCTTGCACAGGCTGGGGTACTGTGAGACGAAATCCTGATATTAAATGGAAGACTCACCCCAGAGATCCCTGGCGAATGGGAAAGTTACAGAAGGAGTTGCTCATTAAAGCAGCACAGTTTGTTCGACCTGGTGGCACTCTAACATATTCGACCTGTTCTATTTTCCCGGACGAAAACGACCAGGTTGCCGCAAGCTTTGAAGAAGCTTTTCCATGGGAAGAAATCCCGGCACATAAGCTTCTGGAAAAAGCCTCTGTTAAGGATGCGGATGTTCTTACGGATGGGAAATTTTTAAGAACACTACCCCATATTCACGAAATAGACGGTTTTTTTGGTGTAACGTGGCTTAGACCTGATTAATTACGGCGGGAGATGAAAACCAATGCGATCGCTTAGACATGTTATTGCTCCATCTATTCTGTCTGCTGATTTTGCAAGACTTGGAGAAGAAGTTGCCCTTCTTGAGGCGGCTGGAGCGGACTGGATCCATATAGACGTAATGGATGGCATTTTTGTTCCAAACATTACCATTGGACCCGACGTGGTAAAAGCTATCAGACCTTATTCTAAACTTCCTTTTGACGTTCATTTGATGATAGAGTCACCGGAACGGTATGTTAAGGCTTTTGCAGACGCAGGAGCAAGTTTGATTACAGTTCACGTTGAAGCAACCAGACATCTTCATCGAGTTATTCAGCAGATTAGGACTGCGGGAGCTAGGCCCGGAGTTTCAATCAATCCTGGCACCCCGGTTTGTGCGCTCGATGGTATTCTTGAGGAAGTGGACATGGTGCTGGTGATGTCTGTAAATCCTGGCTTTGGTGGACAGGCTTTCATTCCATCGGTTATTCCTAAGATTAAGGCTCTGAGAGATCGCCTCATATCCCTTGGTCGTCCTGTTTTGATAGAGGTTGATGGCGGAATTAATGCTGACAATATTGATAAGTTGGCTGCAGCGGGGGTGGATATTTTTGTGGCGGGAACGGCTGTGTTTTCTGGCGGTAAATACCGAGAAAATATCGAGCTTCTCAGGAAAAAAGCCCGCGCAGCCGTGGAATCCTGATGTTGCGAAATGAATATATGTTTGTTGATGATGATTATACCAGGAAAATGGATGGTTGACTTTGGTTTTGTGTTGGCTATGCTTAACCATGAGTGAGTAATTTTCATAGCGGTTTTTGTGTTAGATAACCTGACAATCTGGAGTAATAATCAATGGAAGCTGGAAAGCATAATGCGAACCAACTGGTAACAGAGGAAGAAGAACGAGCTATTGCAGAAAAACTACCGGCTATTTTTAGAGAATTTTCTCAAGAAAGAACCAATCTTCTTCCTATCCTTCAACGCATCCAGGAAACCTTTAAGTTTCTTTCGCCTGGGGCGATGCGAGCCGTAGCTAATTACATCGGCATTTCCACAAGCGAAGTTTATGGTGTGGCTACTTTTTACAATCAGTTCAGGTTTCATCCGCCGGGAAGGCATGAGATTAAAGTCTGCATGGGCACTGCTTGTCATGTCAAGGGAGGAGATATTATTCTGGAAAACTTTGAGCGAAAGCTCGGTATCAAGGAGGGGGAAACAACGCCAGATCGGGAATATAGCATTGAAAGAGTTGCCTGTGTTGGGTGTTGTGCTTTGGCTCCCGTCGCTGTAGTTGATGACAAAGTGATAGGTTACATGCAGCCGAGCAAGGTTGAAGGGCTGTTTTTGCAGTTTGAAATTCAGCGAAAGATTCGTGAAGGTCAAATCAAGGCAGAAGCCTCCTAAAGAGGAAACTACCTAGGCAAGAAGGAGTTCCAAAGTGGGGGAAGGTAGAAAGGACATTGAAGATCGTTATAAAGCACTGAAAAATAAGGTTCAGGAAGAACTTGAAAAAGAGAAAGGAGACGGAATCCCCACAATTCGAGTAACTATGTCCACCTGTGCAAGAGCCGCTGGAGCAGAGGAAACTCAAAAAGTCATAGAAGATACCGTAGCTTCTCTCGATGTTACCGCTAGAGTAATCCCTGTGGGATGCCTTGGTCACTGCTATGCTGAACCACTCATCATAGTGGAACATCCTCAAACAGGATTTCCACCTATATGCTATCACAGTGTTAATGCCGGTAAAGCTCGTCTTATCGTTCAATCCTACATCAAAGACGCTGATCCAGCCTTTGAATATGTAATGGGCGCGATGGAAGATAACGAACTGATTCCACCCGTTACCACCTTTCCAAGGTTTGGATTTGAAGAGCGAATTGTGATGGCTCACTGTGGACGTATTAATCCGTGGGACATAAGGGAATATATTGCTCTTGGAGGTTACAGCGCTTTAGTCAAGGCTTTAACTCTGGAACCAGAAGTTATTATTGATGAAGTAGAGCGATCTGGTCTTAGAGGACGAGGTGGCGCGGGGTTTCCAGCAGGTCGTAAATGGCGCCTTGGAAGAACTCAAAAGGCTGACCGGAAAGTGGTAATTTGCAACGCCGACGAAGGCGATCCGGGAGCTTATATGGATCGCACTATTATTGAGAGCAATCCTCATCAGCTTCTTGAAGGGATCGCC
Protein-coding regions in this window:
- the rpe gene encoding ribulose-phosphate 3-epimerase, which produces MRSLRHVIAPSILSADFARLGEEVALLEAAGADWIHIDVMDGIFVPNITIGPDVVKAIRPYSKLPFDVHLMIESPERYVKAFADAGASLITVHVEATRHLHRVIQQIRTAGARPGVSINPGTPVCALDGILEEVDMVLVMSVNPGFGGQAFIPSVIPKIKALRDRLISLGRPVLIEVDGGINADNIDKLAAAGVDIFVAGTAVFSGGKYRENIELLRKKARAAVES
- the fmt gene encoding methionyl-tRNA formyltransferase, whose product is MQFHKHPSVVFFGTPEFALPTLESLVEAGCYIPLVVTAPDRPKGRGLRLTPPPVKTLALSLGLRVFQPEKLKNSETISAILDCKPDVLVVVAYGKLIPPELFQAVPFGALNVHPSLLPKYRGPAPIQRAVLAGENITGVTIMLIDEGLDSGPILASRSIPVKPFETAGELSERLACEGASLLVETLDKWLGKEITPQPQNHDEATFAPAIQKEETKIYWEQPGQNIVNVCRAFDPTPGAYTIFKGRRIKCFSAKIASMKFPKAVPGEVVGFNEEGLLVCTGDGDIVVMGELQIEGKKRLPAKEFVKGVPDIVGSKLGE
- a CDS encoding TIGR00153 family protein: MFKKFFSSEKHEQIALQEMRKHLELLERASKCLVDFLKEGNRDLIDEIVDIEREGDIVRRDILTVLYKGAFLPYLRPSLYRFVEIVDETLDLVEDAARLLEFVPLASSLRDDALQIAVLNTEMIQMLIIAFDTFVVGDDLREKILAIRLYEKRIDDLYHDLSLRLVDIPIESFWHGKGIADFFSFLVRISDFVEDAADVLSLLHLSLS
- the aroQ gene encoding type II 3-dehydroquinate dehydratase, whose amino-acid sequence is MKKKILVLHGVNLNMLGMRRSDHYGSWTLEEINKALQELGKELDVEVECFQTNSEGEMVEKIHRAYLEEYAAVVINPGAWTHYSYAIRDALEILNVPIVEVHMSNIHAREDFRHRSVIAPVASGQISGFGIHSYLLGLRAAVELI
- the nuoE gene encoding NADH-quinone oxidoreductase subunit NuoE, whose protein sequence is MEAGKHNANQLVTEEEERAIAEKLPAIFREFSQERTNLLPILQRIQETFKFLSPGAMRAVANYIGISTSEVYGVATFYNQFRFHPPGRHEIKVCMGTACHVKGGDIILENFERKLGIKEGETTPDREYSIERVACVGCCALAPVAVVDDKVIGYMQPSKVEGLFLQFEIQRKIREGQIKAEAS
- a CDS encoding sulfite exporter TauE/SafE family protein, whose amino-acid sequence is MFDFLWYRFPTSGVETYLFVPPLVMFIAASITATGGISGAFLLLPFQVSVLHYTSPGASATNFIYNIVAIPGGVYRYIRDGKFSWTLFLSLMIGTLPGVFFGYWMRIVYLPDPKRFKFFVGCVLLYLGLRTIWSALGEFRKGGVRPTQVKGRISKEMFGLRSYVEFENRGYEFSSLGVMIVALFVGVIGGAYGIGGGALMAPYLISVLELPVYIVSGAALCSTWVTSILGAVIYAVGPLSTPSTQTSPDWLLGALFGVGGFLGTYFGAWLQKYLPSSWIKAVLGIIIVYIAIRYVSPMVVSTLSSK
- a CDS encoding CBS domain-containing protein; translation: MKVWEFMTKKIEWISADDFVYDAIERMVNKRIRSLAVFYPEDPDQRGVITARDVVFKVLGEGKDPRKTKIRDIACKPMICISKDEDMEKVLEIMKELNIARVFVCGGEEIIGVVALMDVMYATLIERARSNHNNV
- a CDS encoding inorganic phosphate transporter; its protein translation is MAKEWLLSSGLLMGWSLGANDSANIFGTGVASGLIRYRTAILVTAFFVMLGAVLEGQKCLNSLGSLSSLSHFEAFVALLTSALTMTLLTFLALPASTSQAIVGALMGVAMYHGNPDFSVLSKIVICWVLTPIGGIVCSVVLYKPFRTLLVDRIKSLVARNRLFFIGILVTGSYGAYSLGSNNVANVTGVYVISGLLSPTLAVVFGGLSIALGVLTYSKKTMMTVGKSIVPLDPFSALLAVLSEAIVLHVFTQIGVPVSSSQAIVGGVLGVGVVRDFRTVNFRIFAKIIVGWVMTPIISGFLTWGFLLSRSFL
- a CDS encoding DUF116 domain-containing protein codes for the protein MEEIKKAISQNNATTSDKRLFLLLVFFTAFLILSILGFSYFVPSVGLSALPDLVRWAFLGIIVAAGCFFVVIFGFLIAVIVLGRDVSIPYAKKLRSIAIKYFLPIFIVVGRLLGIPKERIQHAFVTINNELVLSACRNGRVPERILLLMPHCLQYSECSVKVTYRAENCKRCGKCPIKRLLELAEEYGATLSVATGGTIARRVVKETKPDLIIAVACERDLTSGIQDTVPLPVYGIFNRRPHGPCFNTQVDLEAVDAVLKEIRSIKSKSHQLESKISPLIYQSKKLDNFAEGLPSSNPLLTENMDKENQESSEAK
- a CDS encoding heavy metal-associated domain-containing protein, with the translated sequence MEQIFKVKGMSCQHCVKAVTKALQVLEGVKRVEVSLEKGEARIETEKPLDTETIAQTLKKAGYEIG
- the rsmB gene encoding 16S rRNA (cytosine(967)-C(5))-methyltransferase RsmB; translation: MTARMAAYQILLQLEKRRVHPDELLRTTLSRYGHLTQTDKALATELLYGTIRWQGRLDWYIKQLSRVSMEKMESSVKILLRLGLYQLFFLDRIPSYAAVNETVKIARATHPRHLVSFVNAILRKASERSPDDWELPDVGIEPVKYLAVMTSHPEWVIEKLLKTMNYDEVAAFCEANNRVAPLVIRVQPGKGMSRDEVISWFKENCPDVTEVSPARYAPLGVIVRGLRSDISETELYKAGIVNVQDEASQLIAYLVNPKPGERVLDLCCGFGVKSAQLASLMGNDGEIIAVDVSAWKLEALEKNMVRLGISIVKPLAGDILELNPEKIGLFDRVLIDAPCTGWGTVRRNPDIKWKTHPRDPWRMGKLQKELLIKAAQFVRPGGTLTYSTCSIFPDENDQVAASFEEAFPWEEIPAHKLLEKASVKDADVLTDGKFLRTLPHIHEIDGFFGVTWLRPD
- a CDS encoding hydroxymethylglutaryl-CoA lyase, whose protein sequence is MNIEKLVLEDQTLRDGIQRENTILSTDEKLDLIKEMISCGLKRFQITSFVNPKKVPQMADAEELISRVQAFTDISFFALILNTKGLERALKAGCSNVEISISASHSHGLKNVGMGFSDTIDEFDNMLRLARKAKAYIKVSIQCAFGCQYEGAISEKVVVDLVMQGLDGGAHEVSLADTTGMAFPELVMDRVAKIKEMISSTPLFLHLHDTDGKGISNVVAGIKAGVRHFDATLGGTGGCPFIPNAHPNVALESLVEVAHQMGFETGIDKGGLDRVREKLIYKLKRVCSVLS
- the def gene encoding peptide deformylase; translation: MAILRICTYPDPVLREKAQPINQIDRAIRKLADDMAETMYAAPGIGLAANQVGIPRRLIVLDLQERDGHSGLIVLVNPEIVQASGSIRHEEGCLSVPGFYAKVTRFGRVLVRGLNLDGKTVEIDAQGLLAVALQHEIDHLDGRLFVDHLGPVGRELFKRKWKKRQESEHAVS